The Candidatus Nanopelagicales bacterium genomic interval CGCGGAAAAATCTGTTTCATCTGCGCTCTTGAGGGTGAGCCCCCGATGATCCGTTACCGGAACAGAGCGAGGTGGCGCGGGAGGCCGGCTGATATCGTCGTGGCACATATTCGCGATGCTACTGGGAACTCTTCGAGCTGCGAGCATAATTGGGCAATGGGTATTGGGCGAGGAAAGTAGTGGCATGCCCCTCCTCGTGATTGATCAATTGCGGGGGAATCCAAGATTTATCATGTTCATCGCCGGCATGTTTTCGACGGCGATCTTGATTGGCGCTCGTGAGTATGCGCGGGTGAGATATGGCCTGGAAGTTATGGGCGATGCAAGCGGCGTAGGTGTAGTTGCGGGAACGTTTGCCGTCACTGCAAGTCTGTCGAGTGTTCTAGGCGGGCGTGTGGTTGATAGCTACAAACCCAGGATTGTCTTGATCGGGGGCCTGATAACAAATGGCCTCTTGAATGCATTGCTGACAATCATGATTGCAACTTCGTCATTGAACGTGATATCTCTGATAGCGGTAACGGCATTGGAAGGAATATGCACAGGGTTCCTGTTGCCAGCGCTCTTAAAAGTACAAGCAAGTTTGGTCGGTAAAGAAGCACGTGGCTCAGCAGAGATCATAAATATTTTGCGCGTCGGGCTGGGAACATTAGTGGGAATGTTGATTGCAACAGCTCTCGGAGCTCCAGCAATAATTATGGCCGTATGCGCCGGACTCTCGTTTCTTGGTGCATGGTTAGCTTGGTTTACAACGCGCTCACTGGCGCACGGGCAATTAGTAAAAACCAATCACACTTTTCGACATGTAGTTGAGGAACTGAAGAATAATCCGCCATTTCGCGCAGTAGTTTTCATGGATTTGGTTCTCGTATTCCTTATTCCCACGCAGCTGACAAATATTGTTCTTGCCGACTTAAATCTGCTGTCTCTCACTACTATCGCGTTTACAGCAGCCCTCATAGGTGTCATCTGTGGTCAACTTGCACTGAGCATTTCTGGGTTGCAAATAACAGTGAGGCGCAATCTCAATCTTGCCTATTGCACATTCGTTGTGCTGGTTGTTGTCGGATTTGTCACGCTGCAAAATGATTGGCTGGTGCGACAGTATTTTGTTATGAGTGTTTTGCTATTTATTGGTAGCGCTACATCCTCCTATGCACTTGGAACGACGTCTGCCTTACTCCAACAACTTGTTCCGGCCGAAATCCGAGGGACCGTTGCAGGTTACATAAATCTGGGTAGGTGGATGCTGATTGCAGTAGGTGCATGGATCCTTGCAACTATCGCAGTCGTTCATGATGTGCGTTGGCTACTTGCATTTCTTGCTCTCATGTTGATCACCGGATGGCTAGCAACGCGAGGGTTTAGGGGAATCTCTCTCCGGTGATCTTGCGTGTTACCCACTTTGGAAATGTCACCTTGACGATGGTGACGGCCGAGAAAATCGGAAACATTATTCATTTCTGGCGCTATTCCAATACCCGTGAACGTATTTCTTTACTGCCTCTACGAATTTTCCGAAATTTGAACTGCAATCATGTCTCGCAGTAATTTCTTATCCACTTTCCAGTCAATGGGAACTTTGAAGGTCTTTTTCAGTACTTCGTAATCAACTAATCGAGCCTTGAATTGTTCAAGAACCGCTGGATTCGTAGGCGCCAGAAGGATGTGCTTGGTATGAACTGAAAGCCCGAACACGTATTGATCGCCAAGTTTGAGCATTGGTTGATTCCAAGCGATGACAAGTTCAAGTTTTGGATATTTGGACGTGATGGCATCAAAGACTTTTCGCACAGTGGTGCACTTCGTTTCGTCGAATGGCTTCAGGTAGTCATCGAGGGTGTTGAATCGTTTCGTAGTCTTCGATCCGCGGCAGTACATCACTAGGGCATTTGCGTGGGCTTGACTGAAGGCGTGTTCCTCTTTCAGGAATGCGATCTGCTCAGGGTATTTCCACTTCGAGCGCTCGGCCATTTGGTCAAACCAGTAGCTCATCGGTTGCCCGTATTTCTTCTCAATTGCCGGGAAGTAGGAATCCCTGTCTGAACTCTTCGCAACCATGAAGGAAATTCTAATTCCTCGACTCGCATCAACTGATACGTTCATCAATCATGACGACCCAAGCACTCTTCACTCGTGACGGGGAGTGGTTTCACCCCACTGCATTCACCACCGGGCCTTGGCGGCCAGATGCCATGCACGGAGGTCCGCCTTCTGCGCTGATTGGTCTGGCAATTCACGATGCGCTAAATGAAGGTCAACGCGTAGCTCGCATCAATATTGACCTCGAAAAACCTGTCCCGCTTGTTCCGTTGCGTACCTCAATGACCGTTCGTCAGGTATCGCGCCGGGTCACGCATCTCTTTCTGGAATTGCTCACGGACACGAATGTTGTTGCAACTGCTCGTGCGTTGGTCCTTCAGGAAGATGATCCAGTAGCAACAGTCGAGCGCGAGCTACCGATTGCACCAAAACTCATTGGACCAGAGAGTGCTTCGCGCGGTGGCGATGCTCCGCATGGTTCTGCCCTCATCTTCCATCGCGATGCGATCGAGGCTCGATTTACCAAAGGCGACTGGGCAATCCCTGGATCAGCTGATGCCTGGATGCGGTTGACCGTGCCGTTGGTGTCGAGCGAAGAAACCCCAGCACTCTGCGAACTCTTGGCAGTGGCTGACTTTGGCTCGCCTTTAGGTCAGGCGGTCGCGCCGAATGCTGGAATCGCGTTAATCAATGTTGATGTGAATGTAACGCTTTCAGGTACGCCAACAGGTCCGTGGTTCCATCTCACAACTCAAGGAACGATTAGCGATCATGGCATCGGACTTGCAGTAACCGACCTTGCTGATGAGCACGGATACTTAGGCGTTATTACGCAAAGCCAACTCACGCAAAAATATGGGCGGAATTAATGGCCGACACTGCAAAAAGTAACTACACCGAACTCGTCGCCACTGTGCGCGGCGAGTACTCGAACTTCCGCGATCTCGGCGGTGTGCCAGCGC includes:
- a CDS encoding thioesterase family protein, with product MTTQALFTRDGEWFHPTAFTTGPWRPDAMHGGPPSALIGLAIHDALNEGQRVARINIDLEKPVPLVPLRTSMTVRQVSRRVTHLFLELLTDTNVVATARALVLQEDDPVATVERELPIAPKLIGPESASRGGDAPHGSALIFHRDAIEARFTKGDWAIPGSADAWMRLTVPLVSSEETPALCELLAVADFGSPLGQAVAPNAGIALINVDVNVTLSGTPTGPWFHLTTQGTISDHGIGLAVTDLADEHGYLGVITQSQLTQKYGRN
- a CDS encoding MFS transporter; the encoded protein is MPLLVIDQLRGNPRFIMFIAGMFSTAILIGAREYARVRYGLEVMGDASGVGVVAGTFAVTASLSSVLGGRVVDSYKPRIVLIGGLITNGLLNALLTIMIATSSLNVISLIAVTALEGICTGFLLPALLKVQASLVGKEARGSAEIINILRVGLGTLVGMLIATALGAPAIIMAVCAGLSFLGAWLAWFTTRSLAHGQLVKTNHTFRHVVEELKNNPPFRAVVFMDLVLVFLIPTQLTNIVLADLNLLSLTTIAFTAALIGVICGQLALSISGLQITVRRNLNLAYCTFVVLVVVGFVTLQNDWLVRQYFVMSVLLFIGSATSSYALGTTSALLQQLVPAEIRGTVAGYINLGRWMLIAVGAWILATIAVVHDVRWLLAFLALMLITGWLATRGFRGISLR
- a CDS encoding DUF4287 domain-containing protein, with the translated sequence MVAKSSDRDSYFPAIEKKYGQPMSYWFDQMAERSKWKYPEQIAFLKEEHAFSQAHANALVMYCRGSKTTKRFNTLDDYLKPFDETKCTTVRKVFDAITSKYPKLELVIAWNQPMLKLGDQYVFGLSVHTKHILLAPTNPAVLEQFKARLVDYEVLKKTFKVPIDWKVDKKLLRDMIAVQISENS